The stretch of DNA ATGGaagacaagatgcgagaagtgcgcttgagatggtttgggtatgtgataaggaggggcatggatgcctcAGTTCGGTGGTGTGAGAGATTAGCTTTGGATGATTTCAGACAGGacagaggtaggccgaagaagtactggaaggaggtgattagacatgacatgaggCAGTTACAGTTTAAcgaggacatgatcctagataggaaggtatggagagCGCGAATcagggtagaaggttagtgcgTGTGGGTGAATCGTAGTCTGCTAATAGTCGTAGAACTTTGCACGCATAGGTTGGATCTCTAGTTAGGAGGGTTGGAGGAGGGGCTTGCGGTTGGGTAGTTATAGTACTGCTTTGTACGTGGGTGTCGTATTTTCTGTTATTTCACCTTATCTTATGTTTTATTACGATTATATTTACTATCtttttgtcttgagtcgggggtctatcggaaacaacctttctacttctttgggGGTGGTGATATGAACTGtgtacattttatcctccccagtccccactaggtgggaatacactgagtacGTTGTTGTTGTTGCCTTAATTTGGTTCGATATAATATATAAACGTGTCATTTAACTTGATCTCAACTTACATTGATGCACTCTAACTTTGAGTGTgtataaatagacaattaaaCTTTTACTACATAGTTAAATAAGTAGACACATGCATTCTGCATCCTATGCGACAATTCACACGAAATGCTACGTAGCACATCATGTAGGATAGCTGTAGGGGCGGACCCACGTGCTTTTTTTGGGTGCTCCGACACCCACTAAACTTGACATAgaatagatataattatataataaacaGTGAAAAAAtggtataatatataaaaaagcaCTCAGAGAACAAAAATATGGTTGGGTGTTTAAGCTGAATTAAAGCACCCACAATTTttaaatcctggatccgccaTTGGATAGATATGTCTATCTGTTCATTTTTatgtaaatttaaatatttatttgtacaCACTGAAAATTAAAACATATGGATATAAATTAAGACCAAATTAAATAACACGTTTTTGTATTATGCAATTTGATTAAGTGATCAATTTTTAACGCCTTACGAGAAGAGAAAGCAAAAATAAACACGCATGCATGTGTAGTACGTGTATTTAATTTGTTCCATGTGAAATTAAATAGCTCTAATTAGCACCACTGTACAtcttatattataaaaaaaaggcAGCTCGGTGCGTCAAAACCACTgctatgcgcggtgttcggggaagggTTCCATcataagggtgtatcgtacgcagttttaccttgcatttctatcaGATGCTGTTTCCAAGGTTTGAACCAGTatcctcctggtcacatggcaacaactttatcagttacaatcttatattataacaaaacaaaaattatttggaTTACAGGGGAATAAAATCTCACATATAATATGCACCATTTGATATTCATGCATGCTTCCATTTTTAACCATATTTCTTTctatccaaaataaatttttcccTACAGAACAGGAATAAGGTCTGTATGCATTCTGTTCTTTTCGAGCCTCATTTTACGAAGCATTCTTAAgtatattcactactaaaaaacaGAATTTAGCGACAAATATGTCTATTTTAGATTGAGCGGTGTGTGTAACTAATGATTCGTTCGTTGCACATGACACGATCAATTCGACTCAAAGAAATATATGGGTATACGTGTTGAGTAGTTATGGACTTATGGTACATGGACCATATAGTTAAAACTATTACACTTTTGGAATCTAGTATCTTATACATGAATTTGACAAATCTTCTATCAACGTGAATTATGGTCGGATGGTTATTAGACTTGTAGTCCTTTCATTGTTAATCAGGTCTCGAGTTTGAgtctttaaaataaagaaaatcttatTGAAACTGAAGTTTTCGAAATGAATTCTACAATGCGCGATTCGAATTTATTCGAGTTCAGATGCAGATATCAGACAGTCTCTCTACCTCAGAGGTAGATATAAGGTCTGCGTGTATACTTTGTCGGTCGGATGGTTATAGATTTATAGTCCTTCCGTTCTTAATGAGGTCTCGAGTTTGAAccttaaaaatgaagaaaatcttATTGAACTGATGTTTTCGAAATGAATCCTACAATGCGCGATTCGAATTTATTCGAGTTTAGATGCAGATATCGAACAGTCTCTCTAACTCAAAAGTAGATATAAagtctgcgtacattctaccttCCTAATTTCTACTTTGTGAAATTATACTGGAAACATATCATCAACGATCTTTATAGTTTCTCACTTGATGTCCGATGTTCATATTGGACCCGATTGCATTGAAATTCATACCAAAAAACTTTAATGTTGAAAGGTAAAACGTTCCCCAACAACGATATCTCCATATTAGCAAATAGCGTCGAACCCGAGACTTCTAGTTAATAGTACTTATCACAATTTTTATTAGTATATGATGAGCTATAAACATAccaaaaacaagtaaaaaaataaaaacaaaaaattactaCTTCACTTTAATTGACAAAAAATTTATTAGCCAATGGAGGCTAAGCTCCAATAAGTTACAATGTCAAACAACTATATGTAcagtaagaataaaaaaaataatcaaaagataCTATGACttagtaataaaaaaaattattattatcattttacaTATTAATATTAACTATTGATTAACTTTAAATGACAGGAAGCCTTGGAGCAACTGTAAATTTATCTCTATATGACCTATAGTTCCCAGGTTCAAACCGTGAAACATTAGGGTAGACTATCAATATCACACCCCTCAGGGGTGCCCTTCTCCGGACCTAGCACGAACGCGAGACGTTTTGGGCACTGGATTGCCCTTTAATGATTAACTATAAATGACAGGAAAACTTGGAGCAACGATAAATTTGTCTCTATGTGACCTATAGTTCACAGGTTCAAACCGCGAAGCGTTAGTGTAGACCGTGAACCGTGAACGCGAGATGCTTTGGACACTAGACTGCCCTTTATTGATTAACTTAAAatgttttcttttgcttttttgtGTCCATTGAACTGGACTTTTTCCCAACTTGTCTTTGTTCTCTCATCAAAGATTGTTGATAGTACCTAAAGCCCACATATAACATGAAGActgcacaaaaaaaaataattgtaaatttgTCAGAATATAAAGTTTTTTTTCCCACATATAtgaaaaaatcaatcaattactccttccgtttcaatttgtttagcATAACATTTTTTATTAGTTCGTTCAAAAAAGAACGATATATATACTTTGTATATTCAGCAAAGACAAAAatattaggtgatttcttctGACGTTGGTTGATGGAGTTACGTCAtacttgttgctggtgggaggtgacaagcagtggcggagccagaattttcattgagggaATTCAGAAGTACATATACGAACTAGCCGAAGGGGGTTCCACAtatactatatatgcataaaaaatatttttaaccatgtcaaaatagtataaaaaaagtataattttccgtcgaagggggttcggatgaacccctggaGCAAAGGTGGCTCGCCCACTGGTGACAAGTATCCCATGGAATTAATCGATGTGCACGCAAGCTGGCCCAGACATCACGATTATATCGACAAGATTAACTTAAAACATCCCATTTATTATTGTTACACCTTAGTATGAAGCTTTCCTAGCCATGCAAATGTTACGTATATTTAAGATCATAAGTTTCAAAAGTGTGCAATTCAAACTATGTTGATCGGGCTCTCTAAAAGTGTTGTCGCACCGATGTCTGATCCTCGAAATGTAGTACTTTTGAAAGATCTGACACATGCCCGACGATATTTTTGAAAAGTCGAAAcaacaaaaatgtcaaaaattgaAACTACTACTACTTTTACCTGCCCATATTCTggcaatgattgaagaaaaattCCACACTAATGTGAAGATTGCAAATCCAACTGCTTTCTTGTGAGTACATGATTCCCAAGTACCTCTAATGTATTGTATAAAAAATGTAccttcaaataaaaattataaatgagaataaattccaaatatatacCGGGAAAGCTAGAATCGTAATCCAAGTATGTatccaacaacaacatatccggtGGAATTCCACGGGTGGGGTTGGCGGAAGGTAGAGTTTACTGTTTACGCAAACCTTACCTTACCTCGTGGCATAGAGAGACGAAGAAGCACAAGAAACAACAGGTAGTGATAGAAATCGGAAGACTAGTCACTACGAGAATAGAACCATAACAATATCTCTCAACAGTTGAACAGAAAAGAATGTTAAAAACAAAATTTATCATGTATATACACGTAAAAACAACTCGTTGAATCCCCTTCTTTTACATTTTTCCGTCCTAGTTGGTTCCGCCACTGTGTGTTACAACTTTATTGAATGTTCCAAAATTTGGTTATGGCGATAGCCCCACATGTTGTACCTGCCTGAGGCACTCTTGTGACAAACATGGCCAAAATTCAATTATGGCAAATTAGCCCCACGCCAACGGTTCACTATCAGATCAGAGTTGTAGTTTTCTGATTATACTAATAAGATTCCGATAGATTTTTAGAATAATGATGACTATAGTGGTTTGATAACGGTAGCATCTGCATACATCCTTCAGTCGTGAGACTCCGATTTGTGAGATTACACTGgatattttattgttgttgtaatggTAAACATTTAAGAAGCTAAACAAAGTATTTgattattcttttctttcttaccGTGAGATGTTAACTGCGTGGAATACGAAGAGCAAACTTTAGGTATGATGAAAACTCCAAAAAAGCCTGCAAAACAAGGCGGGGGGCGGGCAGCAGCAAGTGTGGCTATAAGTGAATATCGAAAAAGGTACAAGAAATTTGTCTACTTAAGAAGTCATTAAAACTTTAACTATATGTAGACGTAACGTTTAGAGAAAAAAACTCACCCAACTTAGAGAGTTTCCAGATAGTAATATAGCTGCCAAACTTAGCCAAAAGAAACAGCAGAACTGCCATCTGCCAGAGGTAAAATTTTGTCGAATCAGTAAAACTTGTTTGCAATCTGGTCCTTACATCAATTAATACACACGACATCTACCGGTACATAGAGTTTTATCTTATGTTGGTCGGACTCTCCAAATATATCGTTGCACCcctgtcggatcctccaaaagtgCATCACTTTTGGAGGATCAGTAACGCACTCGGCAGCACTTTGAAgggtccgagcaacatagcttcTATCATTTAACCATATGTTGCTGCGCCTGTGTGAGGATCTTTTGAAGAGTCCAAACAATATAACCTCATATGTTGTTGCATCGATGTCGGGTTCTCCAAAAATGCACCCGTTTTGGAGGATCTGTCACGCGAAGTCCTAATAACTTGGCTTCTATCACTTAATCATgactaatttttatatatattctcAACTCAGTAAATCACTCAACCGTAGTAAACTGATACGTTGTGATGTAAACACCAGACATTGAAATCAAATGGAAATGTATGAACTTTTCTTTACCTTCATTGTAGTTGAAGGATCCCCGAAAAAAAGCGCTCTGATCTTCAAAAGAAACTCATTTATAAAAGGAAGTATCAATTTCAGTATCCACACTGCTTCTTCTTCCCCTACGACGTACTCACTTGATTCGCCAATATCAACGGCTCTCCTATTTACAccaaaaagaacaagttaaatGTTAGATAAGGTTTATTTGATAATCTCAAGATTTGTTAATTTTACAATGAGCTCAAGTCATGACGGTATATAATTTTTTCACACTATCAAGTTAAACTTGTGTCACTCGGACTTTACAAATATGCTGCTGCACCTACGTCAGCTCATCCAAACTCCAAGAATACACTTTCGGAGGATCCATCGCGCATGGATATGTGTTTTCAAGAGTACGAGCAACACAGAGTTAAAACTGACTTGTAACGATCGGCAACTTTTCATAGCAAATATGATATATAACCACAAATATAGGGTAATAGTAATGTGTCATAACAGGTTAAATTCTATtgacaatataaaaaaaaaaattcattgtcACTAcgtataatataaatattttttcaaaattataccTGTGAATGAGGGATCTAAAGAGAAAAATTGCAGCAAGATTGACCAGACCCAAGTACGAGAGCACAGAAATGAAGCTGCAAATGCCATTATTAAGAATGATTCACTTCAGTATCTTTTGTTAAAATGATTCAAGAACGAAGAAATAGAAATCTCATGTTTTCGAGTTAAAGGTCGTAATTACCTGATATTGAAATCTTGAGTATATGAAGATGAAACGATAACAAAGATTCCAATTCCAAAGACTAATGCTGATTTTGATACATTTCTCCACATCACTAAATCAACTGTGGAAAGAAGTTTAAATGAAAATCAGAGCCAATACTTGCAAAATAAATACTTATCAGTACGGACAGGGTGTTTAAAATAGACTAAAGAATTTAACTTGAGCAGTTCCGCTATTGTTCCAATTTATGTGTAATGGGAAACACTAATGATAGTAAACAGTTAttgtttcattttctttctctttgaaACGATTATAAGGAGGGCGGTATACTCCACCTAAATACTCGTATGTAGCTCCTGAACTAACTAAGGTATAATTGCGAACATTATTGAGGTGTGTTTCCAGATTACAGGTGATAGGTGACTGCCAAACTCGGGAAAGCAAGAGCAGTTTCCACTCCGTGCGTACTGACTAAGGGTAATTACCTGTCACTTGCACAACATTTTAATAGAGGGAAAGCTAGCGGCGAAGTCATTGGACCAATAACAGTAGGCACAAGTAGCTTGAAATCAAAGTGAGAAATGTGTGTACGAAAGACACATGTCATGCATTCATTGATTTAGtataaatattgagtatgaaTACATTTTTATCATAGATGCAGTATCACATTGAATTCTAAgaagatattaaaatattaaacttacCCATGCTTTGTAATTTGCTATGTTGTCTACACTGGAATTCATCCGAATCAGGAACTGAAAAAGCAACAAGATTGATCAAGGTATTCAGTATCAAACTTTGAAAGGCCGACGGGTATATGCGACACGCGTACAACAACATTTTTGGAAAGTCCGAACAACATTGAATGAAAAAAAGCATAGAGAGTAAATGCATATACCTGATTTGGTTCTTGTTGGACTAGGATGAATTTTAGCATGGACTAATGCAGGAGGGGACTGTTTCTTGTTAATTGAAGACATTGGTATTTGCCTTTTGTTATTGTACTGAAACTTCTTATCTTCAATCACAATCTTTTTAGGCTTATTTTGTTCTTGTACTCTAATTTCTTTAACAATTTCGATTCCCTCATCAATTTCTCCCTCCAATACATCATCCCATTCTTCATCACCTTTGGTATCATCTCCATTTTCAAGATTCTTTTCCAACTTATTTGCACATTTAGCCTCAGATACCACATTGCTTGTGATGAATTTCTCTTCACACGAACCAAACTCCTCAGATTTTGTCTTCTTAATACCAATCGATCCTTCAAGATTCACACTTGACTCCTCATCAAGATTGGATTTTTTCAACATTCTTACATCAAGATTGGATTTTTTCACATTCCCATTAACAGACTCAGATTTCAGCTTTCTCAGCTCAGACTTTTTCTTGTTCTGAATTGGGATTTTTCTACCAACCCCGTCAGCAGAAACACTCAAATCTTTACACTTTTCATCCAAATTTTGCCTCGAATCAGACCTTCTACTAGCAATCTGAATTGGTTTTCCATCAAAGCTCTCATCTTTCCAANNNNNNNNNNNNNNNNNNNNNNNNNNNNNNNNNNNNNNNNNNNNNNNNNNNNNNNNNNNNNNNNNNNNNNNNNNNNNNNNNNNNNNNNNNNNNNNNNNNNNNNNNNNNNNNNNNNNNNNNNNNNNNNNNNNNNNNNNNNNNNNNNNNNNNNNNNNNNNNNNNNNNNNNNNNNNNNNNNNNNNNNNNNNNNNNNNNNNNNNNNNNNNNNNNNNNNNNNNNNNNNNNNNNNNNNNNNNNNNNNNNNNNNNNNNNNNNNNNNNNNNNNNNNNNNNNNNNNNNNNNNNNNNNNNNNNNNNNNNNNNNNNNNNNNNNNNNNNNNNNNNNNNNNNNNNNNNNNNNNNNNNNNNNNNNNNNNNNNNNNNNNNNNNNNNNNNNNNNNNNNNNNNNNNNNNNNNNNNNNNNNNNNNNNNNNNNNNNNNNNNNNNNNNNNNNNNNNNNNNNNNNNNNNNNNNNNNNNNNNNNNNNNNNNNNNNNNNNNNNNNNNNNNNNNNNNNNNNNNNNNNNNNNNNNNNNNNNNNNNNNNNNNNNNNNNNNNNNNNNNNNNNNNNNNNNNNNNNNNNNNNNNNNNNNNNNNNNNNNNNNNNNNNNNNNNNNNNNNNNNNNNNNNNNNNNNNNNNNNNNNNNNNNNNNNNNNNNNNNNNNNNNNNNNNNNNNNNNNNNNNNNNNNNNNNNNNNNNNNNNNNNNNNNNNNNNNNNNNNNNNNNNNNNNNNNNNNNNNNNNNNNNNNNNNNNNNNNNNNNNNNNNNNNNNNNNNNNNNNNNNNNNNNNNNNNNNNNNNNNNNNNNNNNNNNNNNNNNNNNNNNNNNNNNNNNNNNNNNNNNNNNNNNNNNNNNNNNNNNNNNNNNNNNNNNNNNNNNNNNNNNNNNNNNNNNNNNNNNNNNNNNNNNNNNNNNNNNNNNNNNNNNNNNNNNNNNNNNNNNNNNNNNNNNNNNNNNNNNNNNNNNNNNNNNNNNNNNNNNNNNNNNNNNNNNNNNNNNNNNNNNNNNNNNNNNNNNNNNNNNNNNNNNNNNNNNNNNNNNNNNNNNNNNNNNNNNNNNNNNNNNNNNNNNNNNNNNNNNNNNNNNNNNNNNNNNNNNNNNNNNNNNNNNNNNNNNNNNNNNNNNNNNNNNNNNNNNNNNNNNNNNNNNNNNNNNNNNNNNNNNNNNNNNNNNNNNNNNNNNNNNNNNNNNNNNNNNNNNNNNNNNNNNNNNNNNNNNNNNNNNNNNNNNNNNNNNNNNNNNNNNNNNNNNNNNNNNNNNNNNNNNNNNNNNNNNNNNNNNNNNNNNNNNNNNNNNNNNNNNNNNNNNNNNNNNNNNNNNNNNNNNNNNNNNNNNNNNNNNNNNNNNNNNNNNNNNNNNNNNNNNNNNNNNNNNNNNNNNNNNNNNNNNNNNNNNNNNNNNNNNNNNNNNNNNNNNNNNNNNNNNNNNNNNNNNNNNNNNNNNNNNNNNNNNNNNNNNNNNNNNNNNNNNNNNNNNNNNNNNNNNNNNNNNNNNNNNNNNNNNNNNNNNNNNNNNNNNNNNNNNNNNNNNNNNNNNNNNNNNNNNNNNNNNNNNNNNNNNNNNNNNNNNNNNNNNNNNNNNNNNNNNNNNNNNNNNNNNNNNNNNNNNNNNNNNNNNNNNNNNNNNNNNNNNNNNNNNNNNNNNNNNNNNNNNNNNNNNNNNNNNNNNNNNNNNNNNNNNNNNNNNNNNNNNNNNNNNNNNNNNNNNNNNNNNNNNNNNNNNNNNNNNNNNNNNNNNNNNNNNNNNNNNNNNNNNNNNNNNNNNNNNNNNNNNNNNNNNNNNNNNNNNNNNNNNNNNNNNNNNNNNNNNNNNNNNNNNNNNNNNNNNNNNNNNNNNNNNNNNNNNNNNNNNNNNNNNNNNNNNNNNNNNNNNNNNNNNNNNNNNNNNNNNNNNNNNNNNNNNNNNNNNNNNNNNNNNNNNNNNNNNNNNNNNNNNNNNNNNNNNNNNNNNNNNNNNNNNNNNNNNNNNNNNNNNNNNNNNNNNNNNNNNNNNNNNNNNNNNNNNNNNNNNNNNNNNNNNNNNNNNNNNNNNNNNNNNNNNNNNNNNNNNNNNNNNNNNNNNNNNNNNNNNNNNNNNNNNNNNNNNNNNNNNNNNNNNNNNNNNNNNNNNNNNNNNNNNNNNNNNNNNNNNNNNNNNNNNNNNNNNNNNNNNNNNNNNNNNNNNNNNNNNNNNNNNNNNNNNNNNNNNNNNNNNNNNNNNNNNNNNNNNNNNNNNNNNNNNNNNNNNNNNNNNNNNNNNNNNNNNNNNNNNNNNNNNNNNNNNNNNNNNNNNNNNNNNNNNNNNNNNNNNNNNNNNNNNNNNNNNNNNNNNNN from Capsicum annuum cultivar UCD-10X-F1 unplaced genomic scaffold, UCD10Xv1.1 ctg78886, whole genome shotgun sequence encodes:
- the LOC107840874 gene encoding reticulon-like protein B21 (The sequence of the model RefSeq protein was modified relative to this genomic sequence to represent the inferred CDS: added 1058 bases not found in genome assembly), with translation MEVGNRRRRTSSRNNGVVATGSVWENRMKLDEVKGGFKVFSNNGIEEKPDENDDDGDGKDCNFISGSNSSQVDDKKLDMEGPKKCILGVSGKRKTWKTESFDGNPIQIATKSKDLSKNLDEKSKDLSVSADGVVGITRKSWKNESFEGKPIQIASKRDDLSKNLDEECKDLSKNLDGKCKDLSVSTDGVVGITKKTWRTESSEGSPIQIASKSKDLSKNLDEKCKDLSKNLDGKCKDLSVSVDGVVGITKKTWRTESSEGSPIQIASNRAELNKSLDEKFKDLSKYVDEKCKNLSVSVDGVVGITRKSWKDESFDGKPIQIASRRSDLRQNLDEKCKDLSDSVDGVVGITRKSWKDESFDGKPIQIASRRSDSRQNLDEKCKDLSVSADGVGRKIPIQNKKKSELRKLKSESVNGNVKKSNLDVRMLKKSNLDEESSVNLEGSIGIKKTKSEEFGSCEEKFITSNVVSEAKCANKLEKNLENGDDTKGDEEWDDVLEGEIDEGIEIVKEIRVQEQNKPKKIVIEDKKFQYNNKRQIPMSSINKKQSPPALVHAKIHPSPTRTKSVPDSDEFQCRQHSKLQSMVDLVMWRNVSKSALVFGIGIFVIVSSSYTQDFNISFISVLSYLGLVNLAAIFLFRSLIHRRAVDIGESSEYVVGEEEAVWILKLILPFINEFLLKIRALFFGDPSTTMKMAVLLFLLAKFGSYITIWKLSKLGFFGVFIIPKVCSSYSTQLTSHGTFFIQYIRGTWESCTHKKAVGFAIFTLVWNFSSIIARIWAVFMLYVGFRYYQQSLMREQRQVGKKSSSMDTKKQKKTF